AGCTCACACAAAGTGATCTTTTACATAAGCATCACCAGGGCATGCTAAACAGTCATAATAACAAAATCCTCATCGAGTACATATCATGGAAAGGTTGCAAAACAGCAAAATTCTCTCTTCTCTTAAGCACCAGCAGGACCTAGTCACCCTTGCGGCGGAAGGAACACCCCTCGGTGAGCCTAGCCTTCCCACCAGTAGGTTGGCAGAGAACAGTTTGGCAGCCAGGGCACACAACCACAGTCTGGGAGTGGCTGAACACAGTGGTTCTGCAATCACAAATATTGAATAAGATTACAGCAAACATTTCAATTTGGTCAGCATGCTGAAATCCCAAAAGCTATAGAACCATAGAGATAATTGCTGTCAAGCTTAGTAGTCACATGTAAATTAGAACTCAGTGGAATCAATCATGCACCATAGTACCATACACAATACAATCAAAACAGCTACACTTGCAAAATTGCAGCAATAAAGCAAATAAATGGGCAACCTGCTGGAATGATGCGGCGTATTGCAATTGTGGTAAccgaagacaaaaaaaaaaggcaagGCTCAAGAACACTTACATGCTGAAACAGCCCTGGCACTTGACATCCTGCACACAagggagaaaaaaaacaaaaaaaaaacatgattaGAGTCGG
The window above is part of the Miscanthus floridulus cultivar M001 unplaced genomic scaffold, ASM1932011v1 fs_211_1_2, whole genome shotgun sequence genome. Proteins encoded here:
- the LOC136530803 gene encoding small ribosomal subunit protein eS27, with translation MVLQNDIDLLNPPAELEKLKHKKKRLVQSPNSFFMDVKCQGCFSITTVFSHSQTVVVCPGCQTVLCQPTGGKARLTEGCSFRRKGD